A stretch of Amycolatopsis balhimycina FH 1894 DNA encodes these proteins:
- a CDS encoding DUF5662 family protein, whose amino-acid sequence MSYDSTPDTLWHSLRVAELMGELIKELLDRSVRHDLSKTREPEQAVYDEVVPQLRAATYGSVEYRTLVDAMGEGLRHHYAHNRHHPEHFADGINGMTLVDLLEMLADWKAATERTPHGDLAESLTINRERFGIAPQLMDILVNTARHFGWLAAEPDGNAVP is encoded by the coding sequence ATGTCGTACGACTCCACGCCAGACACTCTCTGGCACAGCCTGCGAGTCGCCGAGCTGATGGGCGAGCTGATCAAGGAGCTGCTCGACCGGTCGGTCCGACACGACCTGAGCAAGACCCGCGAGCCGGAGCAGGCCGTCTACGACGAGGTCGTGCCGCAACTGCGCGCCGCGACCTACGGCAGCGTGGAGTATCGGACCCTGGTCGACGCGATGGGCGAGGGGCTGCGACACCATTACGCGCACAACCGTCATCACCCGGAGCACTTCGCCGACGGGATCAACGGCATGACCCTGGTCGACCTGCTCGAGATGCTGGCGGACTGGAAGGCGGCCACCGAACGCACCCCGCACGGTGATCTCGCAGAGAGCCTGACGATCAACCGCGAACGGTTCGGTATCGCACCACAGCTGATGGACATCCTGGTGAACACCGCGCGCCACTTCGGGTGGCTGGCCGCAGAACCAGACGGAAACGCCGTGCCATGA
- a CDS encoding ABC transporter permease, which produces MFGIFGSVFGWLTSGAHWAGTGGVANRVLEHLQYSLLSTLAAMVVALPIGLLIGHTGRGAFLAINISGFGRALPTVGLVTLVFLVSGLSLWPVYVALVVLAVPVIITNTYAGMAAVDREVRDAARGVGMTGLQVLWEIEIPLALPLIIAGIRLAAVQVIATATIAAYISFGGLGRYLFDGLAQRDLTQVLAGAVLVAVLAITVDLAFTGLQRSLVPRGIALRRRQNNDA; this is translated from the coding sequence ATGTTCGGTATCTTCGGCTCGGTCTTCGGCTGGCTGACCAGCGGTGCGCACTGGGCGGGCACCGGCGGGGTGGCCAACCGGGTGCTGGAGCACCTGCAGTACTCCCTGTTGTCCACGCTCGCCGCGATGGTCGTCGCGCTGCCGATCGGCCTGCTCATCGGGCACACCGGCCGAGGTGCGTTCCTGGCCATCAACATCAGCGGCTTCGGCCGGGCGCTGCCCACCGTCGGGCTCGTCACCCTGGTGTTCCTGGTCAGCGGGCTGAGCCTGTGGCCGGTGTACGTCGCGCTGGTGGTGCTGGCCGTTCCCGTGATCATCACCAACACCTACGCCGGCATGGCCGCGGTCGACCGGGAGGTGCGTGACGCCGCGCGCGGCGTCGGGATGACCGGCCTCCAGGTGCTGTGGGAGATCGAGATCCCCCTGGCACTGCCCCTGATCATCGCCGGCATCCGGCTGGCCGCGGTGCAGGTGATCGCCACCGCGACCATCGCCGCGTACATCAGCTTCGGCGGTCTCGGCCGCTACCTGTTCGACGGGCTTGCCCAGCGCGACCTCACCCAGGTGCTCGCCGGCGCTGTGCTCGTCGCCGTCCTGGCCATCACGGTGGACCTCGCGTTCACCGGGCTGCAGCGGAGTCTCGTACCACGGGGCATTGCGCTGCGGCGACGTCAAAACAACGACGCCTAG
- a CDS encoding MurR/RpiR family transcriptional regulator, with product MRARMHDLFGGHRLSPSQRRIAQYLLDHPREAVFLSSVDIAEKVGVSQPSVTRFATALGFDGFPEFRSALRSALLARPADQPAAGVRNEIQLLIDAEIRNLETLRDTLADLGPLHKVSAALAASRPLPVIGLRVSAPLAQLFGYFAAKVLPDVRVLDVPGSTLEDGLTRAAETGAEWVLVFALPRHPAETKKAMLWARRVGLKIALVTDQRLSPLAEHADVVLAAPVCSDFAFDSHAGATVLCTALLHTVLGATPTDQQASLDLFETTAEERQIFLSR from the coding sequence ATGAGAGCCAGGATGCACGACCTGTTCGGCGGGCATCGGCTGTCCCCGTCGCAACGGCGGATCGCGCAGTACCTGCTCGACCATCCGCGGGAGGCGGTGTTCCTCAGCAGCGTCGACATCGCGGAGAAGGTGGGCGTCAGCCAGCCGTCGGTGACGAGGTTCGCCACCGCGCTCGGCTTCGACGGCTTCCCGGAGTTCCGCAGCGCGCTGCGATCGGCCCTGCTGGCCCGCCCGGCGGACCAGCCGGCCGCCGGGGTGCGCAACGAGATCCAGCTGTTGATCGACGCCGAGATCCGGAATCTGGAAACTCTGCGGGACACGTTGGCGGACCTCGGTCCGCTGCACAAAGTATCGGCCGCGCTGGCGGCGTCGCGCCCGTTGCCCGTGATCGGGCTGCGGGTGTCGGCGCCGCTGGCACAGCTTTTCGGCTATTTCGCGGCGAAGGTACTGCCCGACGTCCGGGTGCTCGACGTTCCCGGTTCGACGCTCGAAGACGGACTGACCCGGGCAGCCGAGACCGGCGCCGAATGGGTACTCGTGTTCGCGCTGCCCCGCCATCCGGCGGAGACCAAGAAGGCGATGCTCTGGGCACGGCGGGTCGGCCTGAAGATCGCCCTGGTCACCGACCAGCGACTCAGCCCGCTGGCCGAGCATGCGGACGTCGTGCTGGCCGCGCCGGTCTGCTCGGACTTCGCGTTCGACTCGCACGCCGGGGCGACCGTGCTGTGCACGGCGCTGCTGCACACGGTGCTCGGCGCCACCCCGACCGACCAGCAGGCCAGCCTGGACCTGTTCGAGACCACCGCGGAGGAACGCCAGATCTTCCTGTCCAGATGA
- a CDS encoding ABC transporter permease encodes MMWSWIPAHTGALWTLVLTHTEMTAIAVLLGLVIALPLGVLAHRLPVLRGPITAISGVLFTVPSLALFILLLPITGLTETTAIAGLTVYTLVVLVRNIVEGLAGVSPQVRQAARAMGYTRLHTLFAVELPLALPVIMAGVRMATVMTISLVSVAGFIGYGALGQLFIDGFQRDFPTPIVVGVVLTLLLALVADGLLVGAQRVLTPWTRK; translated from the coding sequence ATGATGTGGTCGTGGATTCCCGCCCACACCGGTGCCTTGTGGACGCTGGTGCTCACCCACACCGAGATGACCGCGATCGCGGTGCTGCTCGGGCTGGTGATCGCGTTGCCGCTCGGGGTGCTCGCGCACCGGTTGCCCGTGCTGCGCGGCCCGATCACGGCGATCAGCGGTGTGCTGTTCACGGTGCCCTCGCTCGCGCTGTTCATCCTGCTGCTGCCGATCACCGGGCTGACCGAGACGACCGCCATCGCCGGACTGACCGTCTACACCCTGGTCGTGCTGGTACGCAACATCGTCGAGGGGCTGGCCGGGGTGTCCCCGCAGGTCCGCCAGGCGGCCAGGGCGATGGGCTACACCCGGCTGCACACCCTGTTCGCGGTGGAGCTGCCGCTCGCCCTGCCGGTGATCATGGCCGGCGTCCGGATGGCGACCGTGATGACGATCAGCCTGGTCAGCGTCGCCGGATTCATCGGCTACGGCGCGCTCGGCCAGTTGTTCATCGACGGCTTCCAGCGCGACTTTCCCACCCCGATCGTCGTCGGCGTGGTGCTGACGCTGCTGCTCGCGCTGGTCGCCGACGGGTTGCTGGTCGGTGCGCAGCGCGTGCTCACCCCGTGGACCAGGAAGTAG
- a CDS encoding AfsR/SARP family transcriptional regulator translates to MLGTLEVWTDAGRVMVPSPRHQRVLAALLLAANSVVPVARLVDAVWHDEPPVTATKQIQNCVSVLRERLGRERDVIITDGPGYQLSIGDDELDAIRFQRGMVVAHQFAAEGSRRRAVATARDALRLWRGPALDGLDAIALAGPITKLNEQRYNAIETCAEWQLQLGDHQAVVEELGELVAFHPLRERMHGQLMAALDGCGRPADALAVFGALRARLAGELGVEPGPGLRAQQARILAGTRGKSSPATGSPPVPADRAPRQLAAAVARQWTAEVELRSLNRPEPVPLTWSSTGRPVTAGAALSRHDVASRGERLVFSGDLRDVVAKFRQVRSRQLVVLGDPGAGKSVLAMLFTLGLLADRREGEPVPVLLPLASWNPHREHLRHWLAAKLVEDYPGLGNKAVYGADAATRLVSDRRIVPVLDGLDEIPPALHAAAIDALDRAVADGSPLVVTCRATEYEKAVTQSGSLLARAAVVEIEPVGAEAAIEFLTARTRAGETRWRPVEQRLRRQPDSPLAQALRTPLMVDLARAAYADPKTDPGELCDTDRFGGPELIEDHLLDAYLPAGYAHRPTPPAPDGRPVTPRTYDPRQAERWLGFLARRLQDQRTRDLAWWRLDRMMPRHVAGLYLGLPPALLFAATGWVAAGPIAGLVYGLSFGLAGWLAHTLGERPGPLRVELRFHRTTSRFLWRFLAGAVAGSLLALGWSLSPPVIALLAVLFGLAIAPHVWLDTPIDAGTVTSPATVLRGDRTAALAYTLSFVMCMGPFWGIAFALTNETRFVTILGGDFDLVLALATGLASGLLGRFMLGTAGGIAYGLAGAVVGGQVLPRATSATQAVIAGILFGLAVGLAVCLARAWGAFTMMRLWLAARGHLPWHLMGFLADAHRRGVLRQVGGVYQFRHERLQARLAGLAEPTARS, encoded by the coding sequence GTGCTCGGAACGCTGGAGGTCTGGACCGACGCAGGCAGGGTCATGGTGCCGAGCCCCCGGCATCAACGGGTACTGGCCGCGCTCCTGCTCGCCGCCAACTCCGTCGTGCCCGTCGCCCGATTGGTCGATGCGGTCTGGCACGACGAACCACCCGTGACAGCCACGAAGCAGATCCAGAACTGCGTGTCGGTGCTTCGTGAGCGGCTGGGCCGCGAACGCGACGTCATCATCACGGATGGACCCGGTTACCAGCTGTCGATCGGCGACGACGAGCTCGACGCCATCCGGTTCCAGCGTGGCATGGTTGTGGCGCACCAGTTCGCGGCCGAGGGCAGCCGGCGGCGGGCGGTCGCCACCGCCCGCGACGCGTTGCGGCTGTGGCGTGGCCCCGCCCTCGACGGGTTGGACGCGATCGCGCTGGCCGGGCCCATCACCAAGCTGAACGAGCAGCGGTACAACGCCATCGAGACGTGTGCCGAGTGGCAGCTCCAGCTGGGTGACCATCAGGCTGTCGTCGAAGAGCTGGGCGAGCTGGTCGCGTTCCACCCGCTGCGCGAGCGCATGCACGGCCAGTTGATGGCGGCGCTCGACGGCTGCGGCCGGCCGGCCGACGCGCTCGCGGTGTTCGGCGCCCTGCGCGCCAGGTTGGCCGGCGAGCTCGGCGTGGAACCCGGGCCCGGACTGCGGGCGCAGCAGGCACGCATCCTCGCCGGGACGCGCGGCAAGTCGTCGCCCGCCACCGGCAGCCCACCGGTGCCGGCCGACCGCGCACCGCGGCAGCTCGCGGCGGCCGTCGCCCGGCAGTGGACGGCTGAGGTCGAGCTGCGGTCGCTCAACCGGCCCGAACCCGTCCCGCTCACCTGGTCGAGCACCGGACGGCCGGTCACCGCCGGGGCCGCGCTCTCCCGCCACGACGTCGCGAGCCGGGGCGAACGGCTCGTGTTCAGCGGTGATCTCCGCGACGTCGTCGCCAAGTTCCGGCAGGTGCGCTCCCGGCAGCTGGTCGTCCTCGGTGACCCGGGCGCCGGCAAGTCCGTCCTGGCGATGCTGTTCACCCTCGGCCTGCTCGCCGACCGGCGCGAGGGGGAACCGGTCCCGGTGCTGCTGCCGTTGGCGTCCTGGAATCCGCACCGGGAGCACCTGCGGCACTGGCTGGCCGCCAAACTGGTGGAGGACTATCCCGGCCTCGGCAACAAGGCCGTGTACGGCGCCGACGCGGCGACCCGGCTGGTGTCCGACCGCAGGATCGTCCCGGTGCTGGACGGCCTGGACGAGATCCCGCCCGCGCTGCACGCCGCGGCGATCGACGCACTCGACCGCGCCGTCGCCGACGGTAGTCCGCTGGTGGTGACCTGCCGCGCCACGGAGTACGAGAAAGCCGTGACACAGAGCGGTTCCCTCCTCGCCAGAGCCGCCGTGGTGGAGATCGAGCCGGTCGGGGCCGAGGCCGCCATCGAGTTCCTGACCGCGCGGACGAGAGCCGGCGAGACCCGGTGGCGGCCCGTCGAGCAACGGCTGCGCCGGCAGCCGGACAGCCCGCTCGCTCAGGCGCTGCGCACCCCGCTGATGGTCGACCTGGCCAGAGCCGCCTACGCGGATCCGAAAACGGATCCCGGCGAACTGTGCGACACCGACCGGTTCGGCGGTCCGGAGCTGATCGAAGACCATCTTCTGGACGCCTACCTTCCCGCCGGCTACGCCCATCGCCCCACACCACCCGCTCCGGACGGCCGGCCGGTCACGCCGCGGACCTACGACCCGCGGCAGGCCGAGCGGTGGCTCGGATTCCTCGCACGGCGGTTGCAGGACCAGCGGACCCGGGACCTCGCCTGGTGGCGTCTCGACCGGATGATGCCTCGCCATGTCGCCGGGCTCTACCTCGGCCTGCCACCCGCCCTGCTGTTCGCGGCGACCGGCTGGGTCGCCGCCGGCCCGATCGCCGGCCTTGTCTACGGCCTGTCGTTCGGTCTCGCGGGCTGGTTGGCGCACACGCTCGGCGAGCGGCCGGGACCACTTCGGGTCGAGCTCCGCTTCCACCGGACGACGAGCCGTTTCCTCTGGCGGTTCCTCGCCGGCGCCGTCGCCGGCAGCCTGCTCGCACTGGGCTGGTCGCTGTCACCGCCCGTCATCGCCCTGCTCGCCGTGCTGTTCGGGCTGGCCATCGCACCCCACGTCTGGCTGGACACCCCGATCGACGCCGGCACGGTGACCAGCCCGGCCACCGTGCTGCGCGGCGACCGGACCGCGGCCCTGGCCTACACCCTGTCGTTCGTGATGTGCATGGGCCCGTTCTGGGGAATCGCCTTCGCGCTCACCAACGAGACCCGGTTCGTCACGATTCTGGGCGGCGACTTCGACCTGGTGCTGGCACTGGCCACCGGCCTCGCCTCCGGGCTGCTCGGCCGTTTCATGCTCGGGACCGCGGGCGGCATCGCCTACGGGCTGGCGGGCGCGGTCGTCGGTGGTCAGGTGCTCCCGCGCGCCACCAGCGCCACGCAGGCCGTCATCGCCGGGATCCTGTTCGGGCTCGCGGTCGGGCTCGCCGTCTGCCTCGCCCGCGCGTGGGGCGCGTTCACGATGATGCGCCTGTGGCTCGCCGCTCGCGGTCACCTGCCGTGGCACTTGATGGGTTTCCTCGCCGACGCCCACCGCCGCGGCGTCCTCCGCCAGGTCGGCGGCGTGTACCAGTTCCGCCACGAGCGCCTGCAGGCCCGCCTCGCCGGCCTGGCGGAACCCACGGCGCGCAGCTGA
- a CDS encoding ABC transporter ATP-binding protein: MIRFESVTKRFPGGATAVHELDMTMPAGQLTVLVGTSGCGKTTTLRMINRMVEATSGAVTVDGRNVRDLPEAALRRGIGYVIQQSGLFPHRTVRDNIGTVPRLLGWSKRKIRDRTDELLETVGLAEQLADRYPHQLSGGQQQRVGVARALAADPPVLLMDEPFGAVDPVVRGRLQEELLSLQRRLQKTIVFVTHDIDEAVKLGDRIAIFRVGGKLAQYAAPAELLAHPADEFVADFLGEQRGLKLLSLRSLDGVPIRPVTTVRADTPVAEARSATGDQQWLLAVTADGRPVGWVDRHRLPATGVVADGEIFPAGGLRPDASLLSALDNAMSAPTGLAVRLDEHGAVAGVSDQREIGELAAGFRAGIVAEVAAHEVPSS, translated from the coding sequence TTGATCAGGTTTGAGTCGGTGACGAAGCGCTTCCCTGGCGGTGCCACGGCGGTGCACGAGTTGGACATGACCATGCCGGCGGGACAGCTCACCGTCCTCGTCGGCACGTCAGGATGTGGGAAGACCACCACACTCCGGATGATCAACCGGATGGTCGAGGCGACCTCCGGTGCGGTCACAGTGGACGGTCGCAACGTGCGCGACCTGCCGGAAGCCGCCTTGCGAAGGGGCATCGGCTATGTGATCCAGCAGTCCGGGTTGTTTCCCCATCGGACAGTCCGGGACAACATCGGCACGGTGCCGCGGCTGCTCGGCTGGTCGAAACGCAAGATCCGGGACCGCACCGACGAGCTGCTGGAGACGGTCGGGCTGGCGGAGCAGCTGGCCGACCGGTACCCGCACCAGCTCTCCGGTGGGCAGCAGCAGCGCGTCGGGGTGGCCCGCGCGCTGGCCGCCGATCCGCCGGTCCTGCTGATGGACGAACCGTTCGGCGCGGTCGATCCGGTGGTCCGCGGCCGCCTGCAGGAGGAGCTGCTCAGCCTGCAGCGCCGGCTGCAAAAGACGATCGTGTTCGTCACGCACGACATCGACGAGGCGGTGAAGCTGGGCGACCGGATCGCGATCTTCCGCGTCGGCGGCAAGCTCGCCCAGTACGCGGCGCCTGCCGAACTGCTCGCCCATCCGGCCGACGAGTTCGTCGCCGACTTCCTCGGCGAGCAGCGCGGGCTGAAACTGCTGTCCCTGCGCTCGCTCGACGGCGTGCCGATCCGGCCGGTCACCACCGTCCGCGCCGACACCCCGGTCGCCGAAGCGCGGTCGGCGACCGGTGACCAGCAGTGGCTGCTCGCCGTGACAGCAGATGGCCGGCCGGTCGGCTGGGTCGACCGGCACCGGCTTCCGGCGACCGGAGTGGTCGCTGACGGCGAGATCTTCCCGGCCGGCGGCCTGCGGCCCGACGCGTCTTTGCTGTCCGCATTGGACAACGCGATGTCCGCGCCGACCGGGCTCGCCGTCCGGCTCGACGAACACGGTGCGGTGGCAGGCGTTTCCGATCAGCGGGAGATCGGCGAGCTCGCCGCCGGCTTCCGGGCCGGGATCGTCGCCGAGGTCGCCGCGCACGAGGTGCCGTCCTCATGA
- a CDS encoding ABC transporter substrate-binding protein encodes MKNRIGLIATTAITTAVTTVLLAGCSGGVDSLNQPASGSASNSGGGAITVGTANYTENVVLGYLYAGVLKAKGVTVTVKPNLGSREVIIPALQHGDIDLLPEYQGSLLAYLKPDAKQSSAADVQQALTAALPAGLKVLPYAAAEDADVYAVTKATADKYNLHSLADLAAHNGQLVFGGPAEDQTRYAGIVGLEQVYGARFKEFKALDADGPLTKGALGKGDIDVANLFSTDVDIQRKGWVVLTDPKHLIAAQHIVPLISSAKPNPAVESALAQLNDKLTTDALSQLDSKVDNDKADPDQVAADWLKQEGIVS; translated from the coding sequence GTGAAGAACCGCATCGGCTTGATCGCCACCACCGCCATCACCACCGCCGTCACCACTGTCCTGCTCGCCGGTTGTTCCGGTGGCGTCGACTCGCTCAACCAGCCCGCCAGCGGGTCCGCTTCGAACAGCGGTGGCGGCGCCATCACCGTCGGCACGGCCAACTACACCGAAAACGTCGTGCTCGGCTACCTCTACGCCGGCGTGCTCAAGGCCAAGGGTGTCACCGTCACCGTCAAGCCCAACCTCGGTTCCCGTGAGGTGATCATCCCGGCGTTGCAGCACGGCGACATCGACCTGCTGCCGGAGTACCAGGGCAGCCTGCTCGCCTACCTGAAGCCGGACGCCAAGCAGAGCAGCGCCGCGGACGTGCAGCAGGCGCTGACCGCCGCGCTGCCCGCCGGGCTGAAGGTGCTTCCGTATGCGGCCGCCGAGGACGCCGACGTGTACGCGGTCACCAAGGCCACCGCCGACAAGTACAACCTGCACTCACTGGCCGACCTGGCCGCGCACAACGGCCAGCTCGTGTTCGGCGGACCGGCCGAGGACCAGACCCGGTACGCTGGAATCGTCGGCCTCGAGCAGGTGTATGGGGCGCGGTTCAAGGAATTCAAGGCCCTGGACGCGGACGGGCCGCTGACCAAGGGAGCGTTGGGCAAAGGTGACATCGACGTGGCGAACTTGTTCAGCACGGACGTGGACATCCAGCGCAAGGGCTGGGTCGTGCTCACCGACCCGAAGCACCTCATCGCCGCTCAGCACATCGTGCCGCTGATCAGCTCCGCCAAGCCGAATCCGGCGGTGGAAAGCGCGCTGGCCCAGCTCAACGACAAGCTGACCACCGACGCCCTCAGCCAACTGGATTCCAAAGTGGACAACGACAAGGCCGACCCGGACCAGGTCGCCGCCGACTGGCTGAAGCAGGAGGGGATTGTTTCGTGA